In the genome of Acidobacteriota bacterium, the window TCGCCGCAGCCCACACCGGCCACACGAACAAGGCGTGCAAGTGGGCGATGTCAAACGTTCCGATTTGGCCGGCGAGGGCGCCCGCCATCCGCGGCGACCAGTACAGCCGACGCAGGACTTTCGAAGGGAAATACCAGACCTGCACGCCGTCGAGCTCGACCGGCCTTAGCAGCGGCACGTCGGAATCGACGGCGCCATCGACGCTGGTCGTGAAGACGTGCACGTCGTGCCCGCGCGCGGCCAGCGCCCGGCAGAGCCCGTGCACCGACACGATGGTGCCGCCATAGCGGACCGCCGGCAGGTACGACGCCGCGACGTGCAGGATCCTCACACCGCCCCGGAGGACTTCGGGGTGACGAGGCGATTGACACCCCACCACGCCACCAGGGCGTAGCTCATGATGATCAGATCCTGCATGGAGCGCAGGCCCGCCACCAGCACCATCACGGCAAGGGCGTAGACGATGGGGTTCTTGGCCGTGATGCCGACGTCGCGGAGGGTGCTCGCGGTGCTGGCCAGGCGGCCATGAAACCAGGCGCCGAAGATCAGCGCCGGCCATCCCCACGAAAGATACCACTCGCCGATGATCGAAGTTGACAGGCTCAAGCCCTTCATACCGATTTCTGTCGGCAAGTCGAAGCCGGCGTTAATGGGCTTCCCGGGCCAGAACACTCGTGGCACCGGCCGCACCAGCGTGAAAACCAGCTGCTGCGAATACACATAGTCGCGCCGGCTGGGCACCAACTCGATGACCTGCGCCAGGCGGAGAAAGTTGTCATCTACGTGCAGGTAGTCATACTGGCTTTCGCTGTTGAGAAACTCGTCGTAGCCACGGGTCCGGATGTTGAGCATGAACTGCATGGTCCAGACCATGGCAAGGCTGACTGCACCAACAGCGAGGAGCTTCCGGATCTTCATTCCGGACTGCGCCTGCACCCAGACGATCAAAGCCGCGCCCACGGTCACGAGGATGATACGCCGGCCGCCGCTCTGGGCCAGAAACAGCAGCATGACCAGGGATGCCGCGGCGGACAGCAGCGTTTCAAACCGCAGCCCGCGGCGCGCGAACAGCAGAGCCGTGAGGCTCGGCAGCACGTACCCGAAGTACGGCATCTGGTCGATGAAGGAACCCCACCCACCGAGTTGTCCCCGGCCCCACGGCACGTCCCACCGGTTGTTCCCCAAGTAGGAGAACATCGCGATGATGTCGAAATCGACGGAGTACATGTAGTTGAGCATGCCGAGAAAGAAACATACGGGGACCAGTCGCGCCACGGCCTTGGTGTTCAGCGGATTTCTGGCGACGCCTTCCAGGAATTTGGGCAACGCCCACGGCCGACCAATTGCGCCGGCCCACATCGCCGACGCCGACACGCCGACCGCAACCAGTGCGAGCCGCAATGCCTCGTTGGACGCATCGCCCAGGTCGTACGCGCCCTGGACCAGGTCCAACAACAGCCAGCCGACATAGCCGGCGGCGACAAAGTTGTCGGCGTTCATCATCGTCCGCGAGTTCGTGATCACCCGCATCGCCGGAACGAAGATGATGGACACGGCGAGAATCGCTCCCGGCACGACCAGCGCGCCGCGCGGCGCCGGGTTGTCGGGAAACAGCAGCAGGGCGCCAAGGGTCCCGAGCGCCGACGTGGCGAGCCCCAGCAGAGGGCCGTAATGTTCGCGCGACGTCTTATCCATGAACACGCCTGCCGACCCCTGGAACCACGGGTTCGTGAATGCTTGCCGACGTCGTCATCCGCTCCACCCATCGCTCGAGCATGAACACGCTCCACTTGCGGTACCACGTCTCGGTCGGGACCGGGCACGTGCGGCTGACCTCGGCAAACAGCTGGCGCCACTCGCCGTCCAGCCACTGTTCGAACGGGAGCTGGAAACAGCGTTTGGGCTGATGGGCGACCCACCCTGGCACTTCGGGCACGGCATCGAGCAGCAGCCGCTTGCCCGCGCGAAGACGCGTAACTGCCGGCACGCGACCCACGGCGTCGATCACCGCGGCATCCAGAAACGGCGTGCGCAGTTCGAGACCCCAGGCCATGCTCATTACGTCGCTTTCACGCAGCAACTGATTTCGCACGTACCGGGTCAACTCCAGACGGCTCACCGCGTCGCCGGTTGTGGGATCGGGCGTGGGAACATCCTGCATATCATCTTCCGGTTCGCCCTCAGTCGCTCCGCCGTAATGCTCTACCAGCTGGCGTGCTTCGGCCCTCGTGTAAATACCGCGAAACGTGGCGTAGGCCGTCAGGAGGCCCGCCGGCTGGCCCAGCATGTCACCGAGGCGGCGACCCCGGTGCCCAGGCGCCACGCCTTCGAGGGCGTGCCCCACGGCACGCCTCGCCAACGGGAAGCGGCTTAGCCGCAAGTCCCACCGCGCCAGTCGCGGCACCTCCGTAAACGAAGGGTAGCCGCCGAAGATCTCGTCGGCGCCCAACCCCGACAGCGCCACTGTCACGCCTCGTTCCCGCGCGAAACCCGCCAGCGCGAAGGTGTTGAGGCCGTCGATGCTGGGCTGATCGAAGGCGCCAAGAAACTTACTGAAGATCGCCCTGCCGGTGGCCGCATCGACCGGATAGTCCTGATGTTGCGTCGCGAAGTGCACGGCCACCCGGCGGGCCGCCGCCCCCTCGTCCGAGGGCACGCCGGGCAGCGACAAGGAAAAAGTCTGCAGGCCCTTGTGGCCGTTGGCGCTCGCCAACGCGACCAGGGCCGTGGAGTCGATGCCACCGCTCAGAAAGACGCCGACCGGCACGTCGCTCACGAAATGCTGCTCGACCGAGTCGAGCAGCGCCGCGCGGGTGGCCGCCACGGCATCAAGAGCCGGCATCGTCTCGGTCGGGAATCGAAGCGCCCAGTATCGCCCGCGCTCGAGGCGACCTGCATGCCACCGCGCGTGGTGGCCGGCCTCGAGGCATTGGACGCTACGCAACAGCGTTCGCGGCTCGGGGATTGAGCCGGTGCGAAAGTACTGATAGACCGCTCGCGGATCCAGTTCACGCGCCACCAGTCCAGACGCCAGCAGGGCGCGCACCTCCGATCCGAACACCAGCCCGCCCCTGCCCACGTGATAATAAAGCGGCTTGAGGCCAAAGCGATCGCGCGCCAACAGACACGTCTGCTCTCGCTCGTCCCACACCGCGAAGGCGAACATGCCCCGGAACAACTCGACGCACCTGTCGCCGTAGGCCTGATACGCCCGCAGGATCACTTCGGTGTCGGAACGGGTCGAGAACGCGGCGCCTTTCTGCGCGAGCGTGCGGCGCAGTTCAAGGAAATTGTAGATTTCTCCATTGAAGACGACCGTGTAACGGCCATCGGCCGTGGACATGGGCTGGTGCCCGGCGGGGCTCAGGTCAAGGATGGCGAGCCGTGTGTGCGCGAACGCGGCCAGGCCGGATGGGGAGCGCCACTGTCCGCGATCGTCGGGCCCCCGGTGCCGCAGCGCGCTTTGCATGGCATCAAGCGCGGGCCGCATATCGGACCGGCCGGCCTCGGCTGTCAGGATTCCTGCGATGCCGCACATGGAGGTGAGGAGCGATGGTCGACAAACCACCGGCGCTTGCCGGCGCGGTTGGTCTGCAGGTCTTCGGGATACGTGAAGCGAGCCCGTGCCAGCGCCGGGTGGACCTGGGCCAGACGCGCAAGGATCCGTGCTTCCATGGCGGCCCGGTCGGCGAGCGATGCGACAAGGCAGATCTCAATGCCCTCGTCTCGCAGCACCATCTGGATGTTGTAGACGCCGGCCTCCTGGTGGATGCAGTGGAAGATGGCGACGCTGTGGATTGCATCGTCGTCGTCGAGGTGGATCACGTCGTTGAGGCGGCCGCCGACGGCTTCGAAGCGCGTGACATGTCCGTTAGCCTGGCGCACTGGTCCAATCACGGTGTCGCCCAGCCGATAACGAATCAATGGGACGTATCGCTGGTAGAGCGACGTCAGCAGGACGGGATGTTCCTCGGCGGCACCATCGCCCGGTGGCTCGCACTCGAGATAGTTGAGATCTGAGTACACGTCAAAGGCCTCGGCCCCGTTCTTGAAGGCCACCTGTCCGAACTCCGCGCCGCCGTACTCCTGCACGACCGGACAGCCGAACAGGTCCTCGAGCAGCGCCACGGTGTCGGGCCGGGGGGGCGCTTCCGCGGTCGCCAGCACGAAGCGAACGCCGATGGCCCGGAAACGATCGCGAAAAGCCGTCGTGTAGCGGGCGAACAGATCCAACGCCGACGCATACCCGATCAAGCCCAGCGGGCGGAAGCGCAGCAGGGCGTCGGCGTAGGCTTCGCACGACGCCCGGTTCAGTCGATACGCGTCCACGCGCCGATAGCCGAGGAAGGCATCCGCCAGGCGGCGCTGCCAGTGATTGACCTTTCCGGCCCAGCCGGTACCAAGCAGATGGGCATGCCCCCAGATGAGGAACAGCCGCGAGCCTGGCTCGTATCCAAAGCCCTGCCATTCGGCGAGCTTGACTATGCGCATGAGGTCGCGCTCGGACTGATTGAGACCCATCCGCAACGGCGTGCCGGTGGATCCGGCGGTCTTGATGAAGGAATCGGGCGGCCCGGAGCGGCGAAGAAACTCAGCAGGCCGGTCCTGCAGCAGCTGTCGCGTCAGCACAGGAAGGCCCTGCACATCGGCCCAGGAATGAATCTCCGCCGGCACGCGGCCCGATCGTACCAGCGACGCATAGTACGGCACGTCGTTCACCGCATCGATCCACACTCGCTGGAACGCCTCGAGCTGCCGGTGCGACCAGGCCGTGGCGTCGGCCGCGGCCAGTTCCTGGCGGCGGGCCGCGGCGGCGGCGAGATGGCGCCGTACGGTACGGCCGGGCAGGAGCGTTGCCAACATGTGGGCGGTCGCGTTCAGGTCGACGTCGCCGTGCGACCGGGCCGTTCGATCTGTCCAATCCAGCCAGGTGGCGGGGCGAACTGGAAATTGACGCCCATCTCGAATAGCGGGCACGGCCGCCCGTCGATCGTGACCACCAGGTCGTTCAACGTGAACCGTCCCCACTCGACGCCGCGGTACTGGCGGCGCTCGGCCAGCACTGGGATCTTGTCAGGATCGAAGCCCATTGCCCAGCTGAGGACGGTGTCAATCGCGAACGGGTCGTCGCCACAAACCAGGACATCGGTGTCGCGAGCCACCGCCTTCAAGGGGCCATCACCCTCGCCGCTGATGAGCCCGTCGACAATGCAGAAGTACTCGCGCTGCGGCGTCGGGTGGAGGCGGCCGTCACGGCCGACCCGCTGGATGACCAGGTTCAAGTCGTAGATCATTCGCCACAGTGTCTGGTTGCCGTACCAGCTCCCGCCGACGACGTAGAAATCCGCCGGCGATGTCCGGCTGCGGTCCCGTCTCCGCAAAGCGTTGTTGATGGCCTTGACCGCCTGCCATCCCGGCCGCAGCCAGCGGTGGGCAAGCGTGCCGCGCACCATCTCGTGAACGTTGTTCTGCACCCAGTACAACCACCGGCCCTCGTCGCTGTACTCATCGCCCCCCCAGCGCGGCGAGCCACGCCGGAAATGCGGCAAGTAGGACTTGTCGCCGTTGATGCCGACGAGGTTCTTGAGCGCACCAGTCACGCCGGATTTCGAGTGGGCCTTCCACTTCGGCAGGTTGATGACCAGGTCGGCGTCAAGCACGGTCTGGCTCACGAGGTAGCGGTGATCGCCAGGCCGGTGGCAATTGCGGGTCGTCGCCGGGTCGTGGTCATGAATCGAGAATCGATCGGCCTGGTCGGCAATGGGCTCGAGGTGACTTTCGCCCTGCAGTTCGACCTCCCGGTACCCCACCGGGTCACCGTGGGGCGCGTCCAGGTCCAGCACCAGCACGTCGTCCACAGTCCGGTAGACATCCTTGCGCAGGTCCCGAAACTCGACTTGCCCCGGGAAGGCCGCCACGAGCGTCTCCATCACGGCTGAGAGACCCGACTGCCGGCACATCAGTGGCCAGTCGGCCCTCTGCTCGAGGCAGTCGCCAACGGTAATCCGCTCAGCCGCCGGGAACAGCGCCACGCACGCCCGCACCGTGGCGTCGATGACCCGGGCGTCCGTCACCAGCGCCGCAATCGGATACGCCGGCTCGGTTTCGTGCATCACCCAGTTGGGCTTGATGACGATGCGCCGTGGCTCGACGCGGGCGGCGAGTCGCCGCAGTTCATCACCGACGATCTCGGGCAGCCGTGACGCGGCCTGGCCATACCAGCTAACCATGCCGGCTCGGCTCGTGACGCGCGCCCGTGGTCAGGATTTCGTTGAAGCAGTTATGCATCCGGTCGGCCCAGGCGTCCGCCGAAAAGGCCGCCGCCAAACTGCGGCTGCGTGCACCCATCGTTCGGAAGGCATAGTGGTGCTCGTGCATCCACTTCATTGCGTCCGCGAGCGCGGTGACGTTCCCGGCCGGCACCAGGAGCCCGTTGTGGTACAGGTGCAATAGATCATCCGCCGCGCCACAGCGATCAGAACAGATCAAAGGCAGCCCCGTGGCTGCGGCCTCGGCAATTGCCACGCCCCAGGGCTCTTCCAGGCTCGGCATCACGAACACGCCACGTTCTGAAAACACCGTCGGCAATGCGCTGGGCAGCACGTAACCAAGGTCTTGCACACCCTCATGCCCACGCAACCGGGCCGCGTCGGGACCAGTACCACAACAATCGAGCGGCCAAGGATCGGCGACAGCTGACCGGTATTGGCGGTACGCGTCCATGAGAACGCCGAGGCCCTTCTCCCTCACGTAGCGACCGGCAAACAAGAACCGCTTGGGCCACTCGGGAGCCCCGTCCAGGCGGCTTGATCCAAGCGCGCCGAAGCGCTTGAAGTCAAACCCGTACAGGCCCGGCAGAATCTGGTCGGGGCGCGCGCCGAGCCGGCGGGCGAATTCCCGGGTCCGCGGGCCGGCCACCACGACTCTCTCCATTCTCTCGACAAGCCCCCTGAGCCGAACCTGGTTAAGGCGTTGGCGCCACGACCCGCTCCACGGCGTGTCCATGCCGAGCAGGAACTTCGCGGCCTGAAGGTCCTTGCGAAGCAGGAGTTTCCGGTAAGGCGCGTAAAACCAACCACACAAGACGACGATATCGGGCTTTCGGTCCGCGACCATCTGCCCGATCGCGTCGTTCGGCTGGCTGGCCTGCAGCTTGTCGTTCGGAATGCCGTTGAGCAGGTTCTCCTGATACGGCAGGTCGTTGTAATCCAGGTGGATGACGTAGAGCTCCACTGCGTCCCGACGCTGAAGGGCGTGCAAGCAGGACGCCATGTACCCCTGCATGCCCGACCAGCAGAACACGACCTTCATGCCCGCGCCAGACTTCGGTCGCCTACCACGGGGCGCTCAATATGACCAACCCAACCCGGCGGCGGCACGAATCCGTGATTGACGTCAAAGGCCGTCAACGACGCGGTTCGGCCGTCCAGAGTTACCGGCAAGGTGTCCAAGTCGAAGCGGCCCCACTCAGGACCAAGGTACCGGCGACGCTCGGCGACAATCGATAATCGTCCGGGGTCGTACCCCATGAACCAGGCCAGCGCCGCATCGATCGCAAACGGATCACGGCCGAATGCCAGCCAATCGAGCGGTCGCGGCGTCGGCGACAGCGGACCGTCACCTTCCCCGCAGATCAGGCCATCGACCACGCAGAAATAGTGACGCTGCGGACGGTCCCGGAGCACGCCGTCCGCATCGACCAACTGGATGATCATGTTGAGGTCGTAGATCATGCGCCAGATCGTTTGGTTCCCGTACCACGCCCCGCCGCCGACGTAGAAATCGCCGGCGGGATCGCTCTCTCGTCGCAGTACTACAGACCGCAGCGTTTTGATCGCGAGCCAGATCGGTCGCAGGAGCTTATAGGCCCACCAGCAGTACGCGCGCGTGAAGTCACGGAGGGCGCTCTGCGTCCAGTACAGCCAGCGGCTGCTGTCCCAATACTCATCGCCGCCCCAGCGGGGGGCGCCCTTGCGGAAGTGAGGCAGGTACGCTTTGTCGCCGTTGATGCCCACCAGGTTCTTCAAGGCACCGGTCAGCCCGGACTTGGAATGTGTCTTCCACTTCGGCAGGTTGATGATCAAGTCGGCGTCGAGAAACGACTGGCTCACGAAATAGCGGTGGTCCCCGGGGCGGTGGTTGGCCTGGGTCGCTTCCCGGTCGTGGTCGTGGATCGAGAACCGCGCCGACTCCCCCGCGATCTCTTCGAAGTGACTGACCGCCCCCAGCCGGACTTCGCGGTAGCCAAGCGGATCGCCATGCGGCGCACCCGACTGCGGCACCAGACGGCCATCCGCATAGGTATACACGTCACGCCGCAGGTCGCGAAACTCGACGCGGCCGGGGTAGCGGACCTGGAGCTCAGCCACCACCGGCTCGAGACCTGATTGGCGCAGCAACAGGGGCCAGTCGGCCCGTTGCAGCGGGCAATCGCCCACCGTGATCAGGGTCGATTCGGGAAACAATTCCGCTGCGGCCCGCACGGTCGCGGCAATGACCCGCGCGTCGGTGACCAACGCCGAAATTGGATGACTGGCGGCAGAGGAATGAAGCACCCAATTGGGTTTGATGACGATGTGGCGCGGCCTCAGGTGGCCGACCTGGCGCCGCATCTCGTCGCGGATCAAAGCCTCGATCCGATCGCTCGCGTGACTGAAGCAGGTCACCGTCAACGGGTTTCGCGCCTCATTGGTTCCAGCCGAGCCGCCGGCGCTCAGCCACGAGGGCCAGGACCTCGTCGGTCTTGTCGCCGAACAGGGAACTGCCCTTCAGGAACTGATGCGGTTCGACGCCCTGGCCAAACGTGTTCGCCTCGACCAGGCACGGCAAGCCGTTGTCCAGCAGGGCAATATCGCAGGACACCACGTCGAAGTAGGT includes:
- a CDS encoding oligosaccharide repeat unit polymerase, producing the protein MDKTSREHYGPLLGLATSALGTLGALLLFPDNPAPRGALVVPGAILAVSIIFVPAMRVITNSRTMMNADNFVAAGYVGWLLLDLVQGAYDLGDASNEALRLALVAVGVSASAMWAGAIGRPWALPKFLEGVARNPLNTKAVARLVPVCFFLGMLNYMYSVDFDIIAMFSYLGNNRWDVPWGRGQLGGWGSFIDQMPYFGYVLPSLTALLFARRGLRFETLLSAAASLVMLLFLAQSGGRRIILVTVGAALIVWVQAQSGMKIRKLLAVGAVSLAMVWTMQFMLNIRTRGYDEFLNSESQYDYLHVDDNFLRLAQVIELVPSRRDYVYSQQLVFTLVRPVPRVFWPGKPINAGFDLPTEIGMKGLSLSTSIIGEWYLSWGWPALIFGAWFHGRLASTASTLRDVGITAKNPIVYALAVMVLVAGLRSMQDLIIMSYALVAWWGVNRLVTPKSSGAV
- the asnB gene encoding asparagine synthase (glutamine-hydrolyzing) yields the protein MCGIAGILTAEAGRSDMRPALDAMQSALRHRGPDDRGQWRSPSGLAAFAHTRLAILDLSPAGHQPMSTADGRYTVVFNGEIYNFLELRRTLAQKGAAFSTRSDTEVILRAYQAYGDRCVELFRGMFAFAVWDEREQTCLLARDRFGLKPLYYHVGRGGLVFGSEVRALLASGLVARELDPRAVYQYFRTGSIPEPRTLLRSVQCLEAGHHARWHAGRLERGRYWALRFPTETMPALDAVAATRAALLDSVEQHFVSDVPVGVFLSGGIDSTALVALASANGHKGLQTFSLSLPGVPSDEGAAARRVAVHFATQHQDYPVDAATGRAIFSKFLGAFDQPSIDGLNTFALAGFARERGVTVALSGLGADEIFGGYPSFTEVPRLARWDLRLSRFPLARRAVGHALEGVAPGHRGRRLGDMLGQPAGLLTAYATFRGIYTRAEARQLVEHYGGATEGEPEDDMQDVPTPDPTTGDAVSRLELTRYVRNQLLRESDVMSMAWGLELRTPFLDAAVIDAVGRVPAVTRLRAGKRLLLDAVPEVPGWVAHQPKRCFQLPFEQWLDGEWRQLFAEVSRTCPVPTETWYRKWSVFMLERWVERMTTSASIHEPVVPGVGRRVHG
- a CDS encoding DUF362 domain-containing protein gives rise to the protein MVSWYGQAASRLPEIVGDELRRLAARVEPRRIVIKPNWVMHETEPAYPIAALVTDARVIDATVRACVALFPAAERITVGDCLEQRADWPLMCRQSGLSAVMETLVAAFPGQVEFRDLRKDVYRTVDDVLVLDLDAPHGDPVGYREVELQGESHLEPIADQADRFSIHDHDPATTRNCHRPGDHRYLVSQTVLDADLVINLPKWKAHSKSGVTGALKNLVGINGDKSYLPHFRRGSPRWGGDEYSDEGRWLYWVQNNVHEMVRGTLAHRWLRPGWQAVKAINNALRRRDRSRTSPADFYVVGGSWYGNQTLWRMIYDLNLVIQRVGRDGRLHPTPQREYFCIVDGLISGEGDGPLKAVARDTDVLVCGDDPFAIDTVLSWAMGFDPDKIPVLAERRQYRGVEWGRFTLNDLVVTIDGRPCPLFEMGVNFQFAPPPGWIGQIERPGRTATST
- a CDS encoding glycosyltransferase family 4 protein, whose product is MKVVFCWSGMQGYMASCLHALQRRDAVELYVIHLDYNDLPYQENLLNGIPNDKLQASQPNDAIGQMVADRKPDIVVLCGWFYAPYRKLLLRKDLQAAKFLLGMDTPWSGSWRQRLNQVRLRGLVERMERVVVAGPRTREFARRLGARPDQILPGLYGFDFKRFGALGSSRLDGAPEWPKRFLFAGRYVREKGLGVLMDAYRQYRSAVADPWPLDCCGTGPDAARLRGHEGVQDLGYVLPSALPTVFSERGVFVMPSLEEPWGVAIAEAAATGLPLICSDRCGAADDLLHLYHNGLLVPAGNVTALADAMKWMHEHHYAFRTMGARSRSLAAAFSADAWADRMHNCFNEILTTGARHEPSRHG
- a CDS encoding DUF362 domain-containing protein encodes the protein MIRDEMRRQVGHLRPRHIVIKPNWVLHSSAASHPISALVTDARVIAATVRAAAELFPESTLITVGDCPLQRADWPLLLRQSGLEPVVAELQVRYPGRVEFRDLRRDVYTYADGRLVPQSGAPHGDPLGYREVRLGAVSHFEEIAGESARFSIHDHDREATQANHRPGDHRYFVSQSFLDADLIINLPKWKTHSKSGLTGALKNLVGINGDKAYLPHFRKGAPRWGGDEYWDSSRWLYWTQSALRDFTRAYCWWAYKLLRPIWLAIKTLRSVVLRRESDPAGDFYVGGGAWYGNQTIWRMIYDLNMIIQLVDADGVLRDRPQRHYFCVVDGLICGEGDGPLSPTPRPLDWLAFGRDPFAIDAALAWFMGYDPGRLSIVAERRRYLGPEWGRFDLDTLPVTLDGRTASLTAFDVNHGFVPPPGWVGHIERPVVGDRSLARA